In one window of Polaromonas naphthalenivorans CJ2 DNA:
- a CDS encoding Bug family tripartite tricarboxylate transporter substrate binding protein — protein MFKKIFSFALLACALSAVQAQPQAASYPAKPIRMIVPFPPGGGTDILSRLVANKLTEVSKWTVIPDNRGGAGGTIGIAEAARAAPTGYEMVMGQKDNMVVAPWLYKNLSYDPTKDLVAVAHVAYTPVVIVTSVNSRFKTLADVVATAKAAPDQITYGSPGNGTTIHLAGEIFNTAAHIKLRHIPYKGSNPAMMDVLAGNVDLMVSSLPSAMGQIKAGKLRALAVTSARRSTSMPDVPTVAESGYKDFDVSTWYGLFMPAGTPEGIVATVNAEVNKLLATPDMKAAINAQGAETQVMTSAQFSALLKTDYQKWKGIVQASGATIE, from the coding sequence ATGTTCAAAAAGATTTTTTCATTCGCCCTGCTGGCGTGCGCGCTGAGCGCCGTGCAGGCCCAGCCGCAAGCCGCCTCGTACCCGGCCAAGCCAATCCGCATGATCGTGCCGTTCCCGCCGGGCGGCGGCACCGACATCCTGTCGCGGCTGGTGGCCAACAAGCTCACTGAGGTCAGCAAGTGGACGGTGATTCCCGACAACCGGGGCGGCGCCGGCGGCACCATCGGCATCGCCGAGGCTGCCAGAGCAGCGCCCACCGGCTACGAGATGGTCATGGGCCAGAAAGACAACATGGTGGTGGCGCCCTGGCTGTACAAGAACCTGAGCTACGACCCGACCAAAGACCTTGTGGCCGTGGCGCATGTGGCCTACACGCCAGTCGTGATTGTCACCAGCGTCAACTCCCGATTCAAGACGCTGGCCGACGTGGTGGCTACCGCCAAGGCCGCGCCCGACCAGATCACCTATGGCTCGCCGGGCAACGGCACGACGATTCACCTGGCCGGCGAAATCTTCAACACGGCGGCCCACATCAAGCTGCGCCACATTCCCTACAAGGGCTCCAACCCGGCGATGATGGACGTGCTGGCCGGCAACGTGGACCTGATGGTGTCGTCGCTGCCCTCGGCCATGGGCCAGATCAAGGCCGGCAAGCTGCGCGCCCTGGCGGTCACGTCGGCGCGCCGCAGCACCTCGATGCCCGACGTGCCTACCGTGGCCGAGTCTGGCTACAAGGACTTTGACGTCAGCACCTGGTACGGCCTGTTCATGCCGGCCGGAACGCCTGAAGGCATCGTCGCCACGGTGAATGCCGAGGTCAACAAGCTGCTGGCCACACCCGACATGAAGGCGGCCATCAATGCCCAGGGCGCGGAAACGCAAGTCATGACATCCGCACAGTTTTCAGCGCTGCTCAAGACCGATTACCAGAAATGGAAGGGCATTGTGCAGGCCTCGGGGGCCACCATCGAGTAA
- a CDS encoding ABC transporter ATP-binding protein, which translates to MPVEFILETRGLTKEFKGFVAVNNVDLKVQRGHIHALIGPNGAGKTTFFNLLTKFLTPTRGSITFNGNDITFEKPAQTARRGIVRSFQISAVFPHMTVLENVRAALQRNLGTSFHFWKAEDTLYPLHDRARALLDEVDLGQFADMLTVNLPYGRKRALELATTLALEPELMLLDEPTQGMGHEDVDRVTQLIKKVSAGRTILMVEHNMNVVSSIANRITVLQRGTIIADGPYAEVSKNPLVIEAYMGNADAALQGAH; encoded by the coding sequence TTGCCAGTGGAGTTCATTCTTGAAACGCGAGGCTTGACCAAGGAATTCAAGGGATTCGTTGCCGTCAACAACGTGGACCTGAAAGTCCAGCGCGGGCACATTCATGCGCTGATCGGCCCCAACGGCGCCGGCAAGACCACCTTCTTCAATCTGCTGACCAAGTTCCTGACGCCCACGCGCGGCAGCATCACCTTCAACGGCAACGACATCACCTTTGAAAAGCCGGCGCAAACCGCGCGGCGCGGCATTGTCAGGTCGTTCCAGATTTCGGCGGTGTTCCCGCACATGACGGTGCTTGAGAACGTGCGCGCCGCCCTGCAGCGCAACCTGGGCACCTCGTTTCATTTCTGGAAGGCCGAGGACACGCTCTACCCGCTGCACGACCGCGCGCGCGCCCTGCTCGACGAAGTTGATCTGGGCCAGTTTGCCGACATGCTGACGGTGAACCTGCCCTACGGCCGCAAGCGCGCCCTGGAACTCGCGACCACGCTGGCGCTGGAGCCCGAGCTGATGCTGCTGGACGAGCCCACCCAGGGCATGGGCCACGAGGACGTGGACCGGGTCACGCAGCTGATCAAGAAGGTTTCCGCCGGCCGCACCATCTTGATGGTCGAGCACAACATGAACGTGGTCTCCTCGATTGCCAACCGCATCACGGTGCTGCAGCGCGGCACCATCATCGCCGACGGCCCGTATGCCGAGGTCTCGAAAAACCCGCTGGTCATTGAAGCCTACATGGGCAACGCCGACGCCGCCTTGCAGGGAGCCCACTGA
- a CDS encoding ABC transporter ATP-binding protein: protein MTKELLRIEDLHAWYGESHILHGVNMTVNEGEVVTLLGRNGAGRTTTLRAIVGMTGARKGSIRINGEEALKLAPHKVARLGVGYCPEERGIFASLSTEENLMLPPTIAPGGMSVAEIYTMFPNLKERAHSPGTRLSGGEQQMLAVARILRTGARLLLLDEISEGLAPVIVQKLAEMILALKAKGYTIVLVEQNFRFAAPLADRFYVMEHGQIVKQFAQAELSQNMAMLQEFLGV, encoded by the coding sequence ATGACCAAAGAACTGCTGCGCATTGAAGACCTGCACGCCTGGTATGGCGAGTCGCACATCCTGCACGGCGTGAACATGACCGTCAACGAAGGCGAAGTCGTGACCCTGCTGGGCCGCAACGGCGCCGGCCGCACCACCACGCTGCGCGCCATCGTCGGCATGACCGGCGCGCGCAAGGGCTCGATCAGGATCAACGGCGAGGAAGCGCTCAAGCTGGCGCCGCACAAGGTGGCCCGGCTGGGCGTGGGCTACTGCCCCGAGGAGCGCGGCATCTTCGCCAGCCTCTCGACCGAGGAAAACCTGATGCTGCCGCCGACGATTGCGCCGGGCGGCATGAGCGTGGCCGAGATCTACACCATGTTTCCGAACCTGAAGGAGCGCGCCCACAGCCCCGGCACGCGCCTGTCGGGCGGCGAACAGCAGATGCTGGCCGTGGCGCGGATTCTGCGCACCGGCGCGCGGCTGCTGCTGCTCGATGAAATCTCCGAAGGGCTGGCGCCGGTGATCGTGCAAAAGCTGGCCGAGATGATCCTGGCGCTCAAGGCCAAGGGCTACACCATCGTGCTGGTCGAGCAGAACTTTCGCTTTGCCGCGCCGCTGGCCGACCGCTTCTACGTCATGGAACACGGACAGATCGTCAAGCAGTTCGCGCAGGCTGAGCTGTCACAGAACATGGCCATGCTGCAGGAATTCCTGGGCGTTTGA
- a CDS encoding ABC transporter substrate-binding protein: protein MKLNAIAFALAIGFAAAASAQDTGPVKIGFITDMSSLYADIDGPAGGEMVKWAVQDFGGKVLNRPIEVLTADHQNKADVASSKAREWIDKDGLSMLIGGTNSGTALAMAKIAEEKKRPFMAIGPGSARLTNEACSPYTVHYAYDTVALAKVAGTALVKAGNKNWYFLTADYAFGHSLEGDASTVVKANGGTVVGAVRHPLNASDFSSFLLQAQTSRAQVLGLANAGGDFTNAMKAAREFGINKTMKIAGLLVFINDVHSLGLANTEGLQLADSWYWNQDDASRKFAKRFFDKYKRMPSSLQAADYSVATNYLKAVQAAGTTDGDKVMSALKGMKIDDFYNKGQIRADGRMIHDMYLYQVKSAKESTAPWDYYKMVAKIPGEQAFTTPAESKCALIKK, encoded by the coding sequence ATGAAACTCAACGCTATCGCCTTCGCACTGGCCATCGGATTTGCCGCTGCCGCATCCGCGCAGGACACCGGTCCCGTCAAGATCGGCTTCATCACCGACATGTCCAGCCTGTATGCCGACATCGACGGCCCGGCCGGCGGCGAAATGGTCAAGTGGGCGGTGCAGGATTTCGGCGGCAAGGTGCTGAACCGCCCCATCGAAGTGCTGACCGCCGACCACCAGAACAAGGCCGACGTGGCCAGCTCCAAAGCCCGGGAGTGGATCGACAAGGACGGCCTGTCCATGCTGATCGGCGGCACCAACTCGGGCACGGCGCTGGCCATGGCCAAGATCGCCGAGGAAAAGAAGCGCCCGTTCATGGCCATTGGCCCCGGATCAGCCCGCCTGACCAATGAAGCCTGCTCGCCCTACACCGTGCATTACGCCTACGACACCGTGGCCCTGGCCAAGGTCGCTGGCACGGCGCTGGTAAAGGCCGGCAACAAGAACTGGTACTTCCTGACGGCTGACTATGCCTTCGGCCACTCGCTGGAGGGCGATGCCTCCACCGTGGTCAAGGCCAACGGCGGCACGGTCGTCGGCGCGGTACGCCACCCGCTCAATGCGTCCGACTTCTCTTCCTTCCTGCTGCAGGCCCAGACCTCTAGGGCGCAGGTGCTGGGGCTGGCCAATGCGGGCGGCGACTTCACCAACGCGATGAAGGCGGCGCGGGAATTCGGCATCAACAAGACCATGAAGATCGCCGGCCTGCTGGTGTTCATCAACGACGTGCACAGCCTGGGCCTGGCCAATACCGAGGGCCTGCAGCTGGCCGACAGCTGGTACTGGAACCAGGATGACGCCTCGCGCAAATTCGCCAAGCGCTTCTTCGACAAGTACAAGCGCATGCCGTCGAGCCTGCAGGCCGCCGACTACTCGGTCGCCACCAATTACCTCAAAGCCGTGCAAGCTGCCGGCACCACCGACGGCGACAAGGTGATGAGCGCGCTCAAGGGCATGAAGATCGACGACTTCTACAACAAGGGCCAGATCCGCGCCGACGGCCGGATGATCCACGACATGTACCTGTACCAGGTCAAGTCGGCCAAGGAATCGACCGCACCGTGGGACTACTACAAGATGGTTGCCAAGATCCCTGGCGAGCAGGCGTTCACCACGCCAGCCGAGTCCAAGTGCGCACTGATCAAGAAATAA
- a CDS encoding branched-chain amino acid ABC transporter permease, translated as MEIFGIPHQAFLGQLLLGLVNGAFYAMLSLGLAVIFGLLGVVNFAHGALYMLGAFAAWIMLDKFGINYWFALVLAPLAVGAFGVVIERLFLKHLYKLDPLYGLLLTFGLALIVEGVFRELYGASGQTYPVPELLAGATNLGFMVLPNYRAWVVAVSLAVCLGTWFIIERTRLGAYLRAGTENAALVQTFGINVPMMVMLTYGAGAALAALAGVLAAPIIQVNPLMGSNLIIVVFAVVVIGGMGSILGSVVTGLALGLVEGMTRVFYPEASNIVVFVVMVLVLMVRPAGLFGKEA; from the coding sequence ATGGAAATTTTCGGCATTCCTCATCAAGCATTCCTGGGCCAGCTGCTGCTGGGCCTGGTCAACGGCGCGTTCTACGCCATGCTCAGCCTGGGGCTGGCGGTCATCTTTGGCCTGCTGGGCGTGGTCAATTTCGCGCATGGCGCGCTGTACATGCTGGGCGCGTTTGCCGCCTGGATCATGCTCGACAAGTTCGGCATCAATTACTGGTTCGCGCTGGTGCTGGCGCCGCTGGCGGTCGGCGCCTTCGGCGTGGTGATTGAGCGGCTGTTCCTCAAGCACCTGTACAAGCTCGACCCTTTGTACGGCCTGCTGCTGACCTTTGGCCTGGCCTTGATTGTCGAAGGCGTTTTCCGCGAACTGTATGGCGCTTCGGGCCAGACCTACCCGGTGCCCGAACTGCTCGCGGGCGCCACCAACCTGGGCTTCATGGTGCTGCCGAACTACCGCGCCTGGGTGGTAGCGGTGTCGCTGGCGGTGTGCCTGGGCACCTGGTTCATCATCGAGCGCACCCGGCTGGGTGCCTACCTGCGCGCCGGCACCGAAAACGCCGCGCTGGTGCAGACCTTCGGCATCAACGTGCCGATGATGGTCATGCTGACCTACGGCGCGGGCGCGGCGCTGGCCGCGCTGGCCGGCGTGCTGGCCGCGCCCATCATCCAGGTCAACCCGCTGATGGGCTCGAACCTCATCATCGTGGTGTTTGCCGTGGTGGTGATCGGCGGCATGGGCTCCATCCTGGGCTCGGTCGTCACCGGCCTGGCGCTCGGGCTGGTCGAAGGCATGACCCGCGTTTTTTACCCCGAGGCATCGAATATCGTGGTGTTCGTCGTGATGGTGCTGGTGCTGATGGTTCGCCCAGCGGGTCTTTTCGGCAAGGAGGCTTGA
- a CDS encoding branched-chain amino acid ABC transporter permease, with the protein MTKPRRTQAANTTRITYLALLTLLLVAPVIGLYPVFVMKLLCFGLFACAFNLLLGFTGLLSFGHAAFFGSAAYVTGWFVKAQGWTPEMAILAGTVGAGLIGLVVGLVAIRRQGIYFAMITLAIAQMVYFFCLQAPFTGGEDGLQGVPRGNLFGMLSLQSDNAMYYFVVAVFVLCFLFISRIVNSPFGQVLKMIRENEPRAISLGYQVDRYKLLAFVLSAALAGLAGSLKTLVMGFATLSDVHWSMSGEVILMTLLGGVGTFFGPVMGAGIVISLQNLLADKVGSWVTVIIGVIFVLCVLAFRKGVVGELQAFRERRSAAAQAGSKQA; encoded by the coding sequence ATGACCAAGCCCCGCAGGACCCAAGCCGCCAACACGACACGCATCACCTACCTGGCCCTGCTGACGCTGCTGCTGGTCGCGCCGGTCATCGGGCTGTACCCGGTGTTTGTCATGAAGCTGCTGTGCTTTGGCCTGTTTGCCTGCGCCTTCAACCTGCTGCTGGGCTTTACCGGCCTGCTGTCGTTTGGCCATGCCGCATTTTTCGGCTCGGCCGCCTACGTCACCGGCTGGTTCGTCAAGGCGCAAGGCTGGACGCCTGAAATGGCGATTCTGGCCGGCACCGTCGGCGCCGGGTTGATCGGCCTGGTGGTTGGCCTGGTGGCGATTCGCCGGCAGGGCATTTACTTTGCCATGATCACGCTGGCGATTGCGCAGATGGTGTATTTTTTCTGCCTGCAGGCGCCGTTCACCGGCGGCGAGGACGGCCTGCAGGGCGTGCCGCGCGGCAACTTGTTCGGCATGCTCTCGCTGCAGTCCGACAACGCCATGTATTACTTCGTGGTCGCTGTCTTTGTGCTGTGTTTCCTGTTCATCTCGCGCATCGTGAACTCGCCGTTTGGCCAGGTCCTGAAGATGATCCGCGAAAACGAGCCGCGCGCTATCTCGCTGGGCTACCAAGTGGACCGCTACAAGCTGCTGGCCTTCGTGCTGTCGGCCGCGCTGGCAGGCCTTGCGGGCTCGCTGAAGACGCTGGTGATGGGTTTTGCCACGCTGTCGGATGTGCACTGGTCGATGTCGGGCGAAGTGATCCTGATGACGCTGCTGGGCGGCGTGGGCACCTTCTTTGGCCCGGTGATGGGGGCTGGCATCGTGATTTCGCTGCAGAACCTGCTGGCCGACAAAGTCGGCTCCTGGGTCACGGTCATCATCGGCGTGATCTTCGTGCTCTGCGTGCTGGCCTTCCGCAAGGGCGTGGTCGGCGAGTTGCAGGCCTTCCGGGAGCGCCGCAGCGCGGCAGCGCAGGCGGGCTCGAAACAGGCCTGA
- a CDS encoding porin gives MKRNLITVALLGWAACASAQSSVTLYGVADGWVGQTTSKAGTAPTDRTSVVESDGLSASRWGIRGSEDLGGGLRANFVLEQAVSIDNGTIKNVSASNVGFNRAAYVGLSGGFGEVRLGRMLGAFDALRGPFNQLYDASGFASTGTVWGLGTTASSSQAAVTSSDYLARLNNTFMYATPVLGGFSGSMSYSPGEGITTATAAPRSISSHVKYANGPLKIGYGYQAEHYTTGTNKFKLASGAYDWGVARLVASIQRQDDSRIAGGQSANEWQAGVDVPFGAAILAVGYASSKTKNAAGVEVADARGLSLMGIYSLTKRTRLYAALRKVDARRTDGSTSTEASRYGIGVSHTF, from the coding sequence ATGAAGAGAAATTTGATTACGGTGGCCTTGCTCGGTTGGGCTGCTTGCGCTTCGGCACAGTCGAGCGTCACCCTGTATGGCGTCGCCGATGGCTGGGTCGGTCAAACGACCAGCAAGGCCGGGACGGCGCCTACCGACAGAACCAGCGTCGTGGAAAGCGATGGCCTGTCAGCCAGCCGATGGGGCATTCGTGGCTCGGAAGACTTGGGAGGCGGCCTGCGCGCCAACTTTGTGCTGGAGCAGGCTGTCAGCATCGACAACGGCACGATCAAGAACGTATCGGCCTCGAACGTCGGCTTCAACCGCGCGGCCTATGTCGGCCTGTCCGGCGGCTTCGGCGAGGTGCGGCTGGGCCGCATGCTGGGCGCATTTGACGCTTTGCGCGGCCCTTTCAACCAGTTGTATGACGCTTCGGGCTTTGCATCCACCGGCACGGTCTGGGGCCTGGGCACCACGGCATCTAGCTCTCAGGCGGCAGTGACCAGCAGCGACTACCTGGCGCGCCTCAACAACACCTTCATGTATGCAACGCCGGTGTTGGGCGGTTTCAGTGGATCCATGAGTTACAGCCCCGGAGAAGGCATCACCACCGCCACGGCAGCGCCGCGCAGCATTTCCAGCCATGTGAAATATGCCAATGGTCCACTCAAGATTGGCTACGGCTACCAGGCCGAGCACTACACCACCGGCACCAACAAGTTCAAGCTGGCGTCTGGCGCCTATGACTGGGGCGTTGCCAGGTTGGTGGCCTCCATTCAGCGGCAGGACGACAGCCGCATCGCTGGCGGCCAGTCCGCCAACGAATGGCAGGCCGGCGTTGATGTGCCGTTCGGCGCGGCCATTCTGGCGGTCGGTTACGCCAGCTCGAAAACCAAGAACGCCGCCGGCGTCGAGGTGGCCGATGCCCGGGGTTTGAGCCTGATGGGCATCTACAGCCTGACGAAACGCACCCGGCTTTACGCCGCCCTGCGCAAGGTTGACGCCAGGCGCACCGATGGAAGCACCTCCACGGAAGCATCGCGCTATGGCATTGGCGTCAGCCACACGTTCTGA
- a CDS encoding ABC transporter ATP-binding protein has product MSMIKVTALNLAFGAGVKVLNDVNLQIEAGQSFGLVGESGSGKTTVLRCLAGQYTHWQGELQIDGKALGHKLDRARCKDVQMVFQDPYGSLHPRHTVHTVLAEPLRIHGMADERERIESILTRVGLNSSFRFRYPHQLSGGQRQRVAIARALILEPRILLLDEPTSALDVSVQAEVLNLLAELRERDGLTYLLVTHDLGVVAHLCDRLAVMQQGRIVETLSTDDLCSNAAQHPYTQMLVDASRAYSRDMASVAAL; this is encoded by the coding sequence ATGTCCATGATCAAAGTTACCGCGCTCAACCTGGCCTTTGGGGCCGGCGTGAAAGTGCTCAACGACGTGAACCTGCAGATCGAGGCCGGGCAGTCCTTCGGCCTCGTCGGCGAATCGGGTTCCGGCAAAACCACGGTGCTGCGCTGCCTGGCAGGCCAGTACACCCACTGGCAAGGCGAGCTGCAGATTGATGGCAAGGCGCTGGGGCACAAGCTGGACCGGGCGCGCTGCAAGGACGTGCAAATGGTTTTCCAGGACCCTTATGGCTCGCTGCATCCCCGGCACACGGTGCATACGGTGCTGGCCGAGCCCTTGCGCATCCATGGCATGGCCGACGAGCGCGAGCGCATCGAATCCATACTGACGCGCGTCGGGCTCAACAGCAGTTTTCGCTTTCGTTACCCGCACCAGCTCTCGGGTGGCCAGCGCCAGCGCGTCGCGATTGCACGCGCGCTGATTCTGGAGCCGCGCATTTTGCTGCTCGATGAACCGACCTCGGCGCTCGACGTGTCGGTGCAGGCCGAAGTGCTCAACCTGCTGGCCGAATTGCGCGAACGGGATGGACTGACCTACCTGCTCGTGACCCACGACCTGGGCGTGGTGGCCCACCTGTGCGACCGCCTGGCGGTCATGCAGCAGGGCCGGATCGTGGAAACGCTGTCCACCGACGACCTGTGCAGCAACGCCGCCCAGCACCCCTACACGCAGATGCTGGTGGATGCCAGCCGTGCCTACAGCCGCGACATGGCGAGCGTGGCTGCGTTGTAG
- a CDS encoding ABC transporter ATP-binding protein, translating into MKPTTFSNHIAGDGVPGNAPKLQVEDLNIRFATSNGIVNAVRGVSFNLSREKLAIVGESGSGKSTVGRALLRLHPRSAIIEARKLQLDGIDLLTASDKTMQAIRGQRMSMIMQDPKYSLNPVMRVGLQIAEAYLAHHKVSRAEAAERALAMLEAVRIREPQRVFNLYPHEVSGGMGQRIMIAMMLIPEPEIIIADEPTSALDVSVRLQVLAVLDDLVSQRGLGLVFISHDLNLVRHFCDRVLVMYAGRVVESIAAADLDHAQHPYTRGLLDALPSLDHRRPRLPVLKRDPSWLTA; encoded by the coding sequence ATGAAACCCACTACTTTTTCCAACCACATCGCTGGCGACGGCGTGCCGGGCAACGCCCCGAAGCTGCAGGTCGAAGACCTGAACATCCGCTTTGCCACCAGCAATGGCATCGTGAACGCCGTGCGCGGCGTGTCTTTCAACCTGTCGCGTGAAAAGCTGGCGATTGTGGGCGAATCCGGATCGGGCAAGTCCACCGTGGGCCGCGCCTTGCTGCGCCTGCATCCACGCAGCGCCATCATCGAAGCGCGCAAGCTGCAGCTCGATGGCATCGACCTGCTCACTGCCAGCGACAAAACCATGCAGGCCATCCGGGGCCAGCGCATGTCCATGATCATGCAAGACCCCAAGTACTCGCTCAATCCGGTGATGCGGGTAGGCCTGCAGATTGCCGAGGCCTATCTGGCGCACCACAAGGTGTCCCGGGCGGAAGCCGCCGAGCGCGCCCTGGCGATGCTGGAGGCCGTGCGCATCCGCGAGCCCCAGCGGGTTTTCAACCTGTACCCGCACGAGGTGTCGGGCGGCATGGGCCAGCGCATCATGATCGCGATGATGCTGATCCCGGAGCCCGAAATCATCATTGCCGATGAACCGACCTCGGCGCTGGACGTGTCGGTGCGCCTGCAGGTGCTGGCCGTGCTGGACGACCTGGTCAGCCAGCGCGGGCTGGGGCTGGTGTTCATCAGCCACGACCTGAACCTGGTTCGCCATTTCTGCGACCGGGTGCTGGTGATGTATGCCGGGCGCGTCGTGGAGTCCATCGCCGCCGCCGACCTGGACCATGCCCAGCACCCTTACACCCGCGGCCTGCTGGATGCCTTGCCCAGCCTGGACCATCGGCGCCCCCGCTTGCCTGTGCTCAAGCGCGACCCCAGCTGGCTGACTGCCTGA
- a CDS encoding ABC transporter permease — MTSFTLPLSAPDTTPQSASEARRQSLQRGLQRLLHNPMTVAGLLVVLALMLVALFAPWIATHDPLAQDLGQALKAPDAAHWFGTDEYGRDVFSRLVHGSRISLYIIALVTVIVGPVGLAVGSISGYFGGWVDDVFMRITDIFISFPSLVLALAFVAALGPGLDHAVIAIALTAWPPIARLARAETLSLRQADFVVAAQLQGASSSRILLRYIAPMCLSSVVVRLTMNMASVILTAAGLGFLGLGAQPPLPEWGAMISTGRRYMMECWWLVATPGAAIMLVSLAFNLLGDGLRDVLDPRSE, encoded by the coding sequence ATGACTTCCTTCACCCTGCCCCTGTCCGCGCCCGACACCACGCCGCAATCGGCCTCCGAGGCGCGGCGGCAAAGCCTGCAGCGCGGCCTGCAGCGCCTGCTGCACAACCCGATGACCGTCGCCGGCCTGCTGGTGGTGCTGGCGCTGATGCTGGTCGCCCTGTTCGCGCCGTGGATCGCCACCCACGACCCGCTGGCCCAGGACCTCGGCCAGGCGCTCAAGGCGCCTGACGCCGCCCACTGGTTCGGCACCGACGAATATGGCCGCGATGTGTTCAGCCGGCTGGTCCATGGCTCGCGCATTTCGCTCTACATCATTGCGCTGGTCACGGTCATCGTCGGGCCGGTCGGCCTGGCGGTGGGCAGCATATCGGGCTATTTTGGCGGCTGGGTCGATGACGTGTTCATGCGCATCACCGACATCTTCATCTCGTTTCCGAGCCTGGTGCTGGCGCTGGCTTTTGTCGCCGCCCTGGGCCCCGGACTGGACCATGCGGTGATCGCCATCGCGCTGACCGCCTGGCCGCCGATTGCGCGGCTGGCGCGGGCCGAAACCCTGTCCCTGCGCCAGGCCGACTTCGTGGTGGCCGCCCAGTTGCAGGGCGCGTCATCGAGCCGCATCCTGCTGCGCTACATCGCGCCCATGTGCCTGTCATCGGTGGTGGTGCGCCTCACGATGAACATGGCCAGCGTGATCCTGACCGCTGCCGGCCTGGGTTTTCTGGGCCTGGGCGCGCAACCCCCGCTGCCCGAGTGGGGCGCCATGATTTCCACCGGCCGGCGCTACATGATGGAATGCTGGTGGCTGGTGGCCACGCCGGGCGCCGCCATCATGCTGGTGAGCCTGGCTTTCAACCTGCTCGGCGACGGGCTGCGCGACGTGCTGGACCCGCGCAGCGAATGA
- a CDS encoding ABC transporter permease — translation MSDPSPTLTLPTPRSSPRWSRLAPVGRRLFSVLLTLLGLLLLTFVIGRVMPLDPVLSIVGPDADRSTYEQVFKQLGLDKPLPVQFAYYLGDLLRGDLGNALLTGHKVTEDIARVFPATMEMATMAIIFGTCLGIPLGVYAATRRGTVADHVVRVISLFGYSTPVFWFGMMGLLVFYAWLGWAGGAGRVDLAFDGMVPPASGFLLFDSAMAGEWDVFRSAIKHVTLPACILGLHSMAYISRMTRSFMLAQLSQEYVLTARVKGLSERGVVWHHAFRNILVQLLTIVALAYGSLLEGAVLIETVFAWPGFGQYLTSSLLLGDMNAVMGCVLVVGVIFITLNLLSDALYQVFDPRTRR, via the coding sequence TTGTCCGACCCTTCGCCCACTCTTACCCTGCCCACGCCGCGAAGCAGCCCGCGCTGGAGCCGCCTGGCTCCCGTGGGCCGGCGCCTGTTCAGCGTGCTGCTGACCCTGCTGGGTTTGCTGCTGCTGACCTTCGTGATTGGCCGCGTCATGCCGCTCGATCCGGTGCTGTCCATCGTCGGCCCCGACGCCGACCGATCCACGTATGAGCAAGTTTTCAAACAGCTGGGGCTGGACAAGCCGCTGCCGGTTCAGTTTGCCTACTACCTGGGCGACCTGCTGCGCGGTGACCTGGGCAATGCGCTGCTCACCGGGCACAAGGTGACAGAAGACATCGCCCGGGTGTTCCCCGCCACCATGGAGATGGCCACCATGGCCATCATCTTCGGCACCTGCCTGGGCATTCCGCTGGGCGTGTATGCCGCCACCCGGCGCGGCACCGTGGCCGACCATGTGGTGCGGGTCATCAGCCTGTTCGGCTATTCCACGCCGGTGTTCTGGTTCGGCATGATGGGCTTGCTGGTGTTCTACGCCTGGCTGGGCTGGGCCGGCGGCGCCGGGCGGGTGGACCTGGCCTTTGACGGCATGGTGCCCCCGGCCAGCGGCTTTTTGCTGTTTGATTCAGCCATGGCCGGTGAATGGGATGTGTTTCGCAGCGCCATCAAGCACGTCACGCTGCCCGCCTGCATCCTGGGCCTGCACTCCATGGCCTACATCAGCCGCATGACCCGCAGTTTCATGCTGGCGCAGCTGTCGCAGGAATACGTCCTCACGGCGCGGGTCAAGGGCTTGTCCGAGCGCGGCGTGGTCTGGCACCATGCCTTTCGCAACATCCTGGTCCAGCTGCTGACGATTGTGGCGCTGGCGTACGGCAGCCTGCTGGAAGGGGCGGTGCTGATCGAAACGGTGTTTGCCTGGCCCGGTTTTGGCCAATACCTGACCAGCAGCCTGCTGCTGGGCGACATGAATGCCGTGATGGGCTGCGTGCTGGTGGTGGGGGTCATCTTCATCACCCTGAACCTGCTCTCCGACGCCCTGTACCAAGTCTTTGACCCGAGGACACGCCGATGA